The following proteins are encoded in a genomic region of Dehalococcoidia bacterium:
- a CDS encoding recombinase family protein, whose product MKTALYARVCPMDEDPNPETQLVAVRQFCRQLGWTMVGEYVDSAAPSDYRNRPQWAQLHRDARHRKFQIILVQRLDRAFASVHECVDCLKDWHERGVYFRSLMEDVIDTRPGQGDDVLQIMSAMAAIEPLMTGDRVAVGMARSRASGRQMGRHVMAIPVSNISDALQASENVTMAAKSLGCSRAYIYQELAKVGLTPGEVIRGQAPPGVVVGALNPSRKPTPHHG is encoded by the coding sequence ATGAAGACAGCCCTCTATGCCAGGGTTTGTCCCATGGATGAGGATCCGAATCCGGAAACCCAGCTCGTTGCCGTGCGCCAGTTTTGCAGGCAGCTGGGGTGGACGATGGTGGGAGAGTATGTTGACTCTGCGGCACCATCTGATTACCGGAACCGGCCACAATGGGCGCAACTTCACCGGGATGCCCGGCACCGAAAATTCCAGATCATATTGGTTCAGCGGTTGGACCGAGCCTTCGCATCGGTTCACGAATGTGTGGACTGCCTGAAGGATTGGCATGAACGTGGCGTCTACTTCCGGTCGCTCATGGAGGATGTCATCGATACCCGCCCCGGACAAGGCGATGATGTCCTCCAGATCATGTCGGCCATGGCAGCGATCGAGCCCTTGATGACGGGGGATCGGGTGGCTGTCGGGATGGCGCGATCCAGGGCTTCGGGCAGGCAGATGGGCAGGCATGTGATGGCAATACCTGTTAGCAACATTTCTGACGCGTTGCAGGCATCCGAAAACGTGACCATGGCTGCAAAATCGTTGGGATGTAGCCGGGCGTATATCTACCAGGAGCTGGCGAAGGTCGGACTCACCCCTGGAGAGGTGATCCGCGGACAGGCACCTCCTGGAGTGGTAGTTGGGGCCCTCAATCCGTCTCGCAAACCGACGCCTCATCATGGATGA
- a CDS encoding helix-turn-helix transcriptional regulator, translating into MTPIKQGLYEFKKESLIEARKAMGVTQNKMAELLGVPANTLSRWETGATAPDATSLAAIVSLMKEHGLTPPVFFGIRSTTPELKLSSKPSDQSGDWIGSYNSLRNYLTAQIELEGAENAPVVKVEIRNTAPESPEWPKVVFTGVGLSLGYTAKNISLRGRDTKMTTKLPEKAPETATTPWVNSSKIQDLRRITYSRTDQKEFPRVTPDEQQHGEVLFPGECVVYELNVTTDILPYVQFKIEGTISRRHLLHCEEIFAMPEHITRAPALSALTDLNAIDIHEPLKSVIALMPKFDENTKFPEVQNFTAIVSNTITGISSIQEEVTKIYRRHKFSWFLSHMIVVNMHLENVKTALVRMKEAMDSGSPDRTNAASSAILAMRMEASQVNRETEELMRKHNISDEEVKYRYRGQ; encoded by the coding sequence ATGACACCGATTAAGCAAGGGCTGTATGAATTCAAGAAGGAAAGCCTGATTGAAGCCCGCAAAGCGATGGGGGTCACCCAAAACAAGATGGCCGAGCTTCTGGGCGTGCCTGCCAATACTCTGTCCCGCTGGGAAACCGGAGCCACTGCTCCTGATGCCACCTCTCTGGCGGCTATAGTGTCACTCATGAAGGAACACGGGTTGACTCCTCCTGTATTCTTTGGCATACGCAGCACCACTCCCGAATTGAAGTTGAGCAGCAAACCATCGGACCAGAGTGGAGACTGGATTGGCTCCTATAATTCACTGCGAAACTACCTGACTGCCCAGATTGAGTTGGAGGGTGCAGAGAATGCGCCCGTGGTCAAGGTTGAGATTCGTAATACGGCTCCTGAGTCTCCAGAGTGGCCCAAAGTGGTATTCACCGGAGTTGGTCTGAGTTTAGGGTATACGGCCAAAAATATATCCCTCCGTGGCCGAGACACGAAAATGACAACGAAATTACCAGAGAAAGCCCCCGAAACAGCCACGACACCTTGGGTAAACAGTTCCAAGATACAGGACTTACGCAGAATCACTTACAGCCGCACTGATCAGAAAGAATTCCCCCGGGTTACCCCAGATGAACAACAGCATGGCGAAGTGCTTTTCCCGGGAGAATGTGTCGTGTATGAACTGAATGTCACCACCGATATTCTGCCGTATGTTCAGTTCAAAATCGAGGGCACCATATCCCGCCGGCACTTGCTCCACTGTGAAGAGATATTTGCCATGCCTGAGCACATCACGAGAGCACCGGCACTGAGCGCATTAACCGATTTGAATGCGATCGATATTCATGAGCCTCTCAAGTCCGTAATTGCCTTGATGCCCAAATTTGATGAAAATACGAAGTTCCCTGAAGTACAAAACTTCACCGCGATTGTCTCCAACACGATAACTGGGATCAGTTCAATTCAAGAGGAAGTGACCAAGATTTATCGCCGGCATAAGTTCTCTTGGTTTCTCTCACACATGATCGTAGTGAACATGCACCTTGAGAATGTGAAGACTGCTTTGGTGCGTATGAAAGAAGCCATGGACTCCGGTAGCCCTGATAGGACAAATGCAGCCTCCAGTGCGATCCTGGCGATGAGAATGGAGGCATCTCAGGTTAACCGGGAGACCGAAGAACTCATGCGAAAACATAATATCTCTGATGAAGAGGTAAAGTACAGGTACCGGGGGCAATAG